Proteins co-encoded in one Paracrocinitomix mangrovi genomic window:
- a CDS encoding SecDF P1 head subdomain-containing protein, giving the protein MRPLTLFILLFTTVFISCNSVEKRDFNYESEGGTQYICKLDEINFLSELLNNYSDPDYRNFIKQAKEIDNSKGFFDVFFEQANESDYKAAENFSRTRPDIFSKEMSNSDVKGVIIDQFRLRLQESIEFLILYFEKEFEAINIYLNDDLMICIEIPKNAKSREVIIESLLNNQQKLEFLYVVYSVEEIEKVYNYERSLANSGNLDAVEVESENDLLKPFDYNPIIEIEGDGKFQPSLNNSGTYFANTEYLGFCKIKDTAALSLILKDLNDNEERRYVWSSSPVYDSNGENSEKMTLYYLEKPLHAEVNNQLIETKHIENVEVKEDYYNINEYTIEIQFTEEGSEVWSNLTGALIGQPLAIVFNNKVLSAPIVQDRMWDRCSIYGGFDKVTADELAGLLKGSISTNGLSIVKKNRD; this is encoded by the coding sequence ATGAGACCTTTAACCCTATTCATACTACTGTTTACAACAGTGTTTATTTCCTGTAATTCTGTAGAAAAAAGAGATTTCAATTATGAATCTGAAGGCGGCACACAGTATATCTGCAAGCTAGATGAAATTAATTTTTTGAGTGAATTACTTAATAATTACAGCGATCCGGATTACAGAAACTTCATTAAGCAAGCAAAAGAAATAGATAATAGTAAAGGATTTTTTGATGTCTTTTTTGAACAAGCAAATGAATCAGATTACAAGGCTGCAGAAAACTTTTCTAGAACCAGGCCAGATATATTCTCCAAAGAAATGTCCAATAGTGATGTTAAGGGAGTTATTATTGATCAATTTCGATTAAGGTTGCAGGAAAGTATTGAATTTTTGATTCTCTATTTTGAAAAAGAGTTTGAGGCAATTAACATCTACCTTAATGATGATCTAATGATCTGTATTGAGATTCCGAAAAATGCCAAATCAAGGGAGGTGATTATTGAAAGCCTTTTGAACAATCAACAAAAACTTGAATTTTTGTACGTGGTCTATTCGGTAGAGGAAATTGAAAAGGTTTATAATTACGAAAGAAGTTTAGCTAATAGTGGGAATTTAGATGCCGTAGAAGTAGAAAGCGAGAATGACTTATTAAAACCCTTTGATTATAATCCAATAATTGAAATTGAAGGTGATGGAAAGTTTCAACCCTCTTTGAATAATTCAGGAACTTATTTTGCTAATACAGAGTATTTGGGATTCTGTAAAATAAAGGATACGGCTGCCTTATCTTTAATTTTGAAAGACTTAAATGATAATGAAGAAAGACGATATGTTTGGTCAAGTTCACCCGTATATGATAGCAATGGTGAGAATTCTGAAAAAATGACACTTTATTATCTTGAAAAGCCTTTACATGCAGAAGTAAATAACCAATTAATAGAGACTAAGCATATTGAAAATGTAGAGGTTAAAGAAGATTATTATAACATCAATGAATACACCATTGAAATTCAGTTTACAGAAGAAGGATCTGAAGTATGGAGCAATTTAACTGGCGCTTTAATCGGTCAACCTTTGGCGATAGTTTTCAATAACAAAGTTTTAAGCGCACCCATTGTTCAGGATAGAATGTGGGATAGATGCAGTATCTATGGAGGGTTTGATAAAGTAACTGCTGATGAACTTGCCGGTTTGTTGAAAGGGTCTATTTCTACAAATGGATTAAGTATTGTTAAAAAGAACCGGGATTAA